Proteins co-encoded in one Lates calcarifer isolate ASB-BC8 linkage group LG17, TLL_Latcal_v3, whole genome shotgun sequence genomic window:
- the sned1 gene encoding sushi, nidogen and EGF-like domain-containing protein 1 isoform X2: MVLVLRALLPCLCTLLSLDLLPGVEPAVPLEDFYPFGQDKGDSQTIAQDDGGSGLVEISVAFPFFGDRHTGLYVNNNGLVSFLREVSQFTPVAFPIAGDRRVVAPFWADVDNRRAGRVFYRESQEPSILRRASGDVRTYFPEYPDYNATWVLISTWHQVTFFGGNSLTPVNTFQVVLITDGELSFTIFQYNNITWTTGMHASSGGNLAGLGGIAAQAGFNAGDGSRYFNIPSSRTADVVNVEGTTNVGYPGRWVFRIDDSHVEVGGCNNSASVCPHLRPCLNGGQCIDDCITGNPSFTCSCLAGFTGRRCQIDVDECASYPCQNGGTCKDRINSFICQCPPGYTGILCETDIDECKDRPCLNNALCVRGAGSFTCVCEPGYTGVLCETDINECESQPCLNRGECVDQVANFTCICPATFTGMLCETELVEPQVNLTEAENQTALCEEDDCKKQQICEYTSSGIYNCTCAPGFYGDKCEEECLCQNGGVCVDINGTCECPSGYTGLYCQFVTQTPCSNSRPCPDGGPCLEYGGTYLCTCQTSGAELDHKDFYPYVQPRSVCDSSPCLNGGYCYERDGGYSCECKYGYWGKHCEKVRLNTCASGPCRNGGSCKEEAGSYRCVCPYRFTGKHCEVGKPDPCASSPCLNGGTCFHYIGKYKCECTEAFSGRHCEISRSLVQHPAELNCGPPPQVKHAEVQFSSITPGSIAVYVCHSGFTSVPRATQSICGIQGDWSQPPICEEINECLSQPCLNGGTCQNQVGSYQCVCNEGFSGSRCQTEINECLSEPCKHGGTCEDQPGSYVCHCPQGFKGQNCEIEQDACESNPCLNGGVCRGYRRHYLCVCKDGFFGDQCQMLEDPCVLQLCGNRGVCRTDRRGNYNCVCKTGYTGKDCEKDLLPPSGLHVLRVEENEVELRWDEPEPSQSLISGFAVTYAPLGWSDSKTDYLDRHQSTHVMRGLVPGLLYNISTFSIKRSSNNRKDSSQPATALIRTRPRRVEQLQVVNVSSSQVWLSWLIQAARHAAASRVHVSLLPSDGSEARTAVLNTSTTEYTFSSLLPGQTYTVDVLTQSGIRPDEFPSTSHSAGPLQFWTRPLPPQNLSLSHVTTNSALITWSRHPRNVPDGFVVNVTRGLNTRSRFLPNGKLGSYTLRELTPGQHYYVALTSVKNTGQEQIHSIPQHLAFTTLPMEARSSRRERPTGTGQRTQVGLTPPPSQPQDLGGTTETGNSEELPRYTELIDRRGKITAKFTHLPRKTIRHRNKPDPPIRLEKMEETTNKISLALEIQEEGLKTKPELPLDCRNLPCQNGGTCMNEGDSFICECAAGFKGRQCELLCQRVPHPCTRLYSETKSVPVWEGGVCHYLYKRTYKVQQDVCYREICEPVLPKKSQEHLDTEERTVITVM, from the exons ATGGTGTTGGTGCTGCGAGCCCTGCTGCCCTGCCTCTGCACCCTGCTCTCCCTGGACCTGCTGCCGGGGGTGGAACCTGCTGTGCCCCTAGAGGACTTCTATCCCTTTGGCCAGGACAAGGGGGACTCCCAGACCATTGCTCAGGACGACGGAGGCTCCGGGCTTGTGGAGATCTCTGTTGCTTTCCCCTTCTTTGGAGACAGGCACACGGGACTCTAT GTTAACAACAATGGCCTTGTATCTTTCCTGAGGGAGGTGTCTCAGTTCACACCCGTAGCTTTTCCAATTGCTGGAGACAGGAGGGTTGTAGCACCATTCTGGGCTGATGTGGACAACCGCCGGGCTGGGAGAGTCTTCTACAGAGAGAGCCAGGAGCCTTCCATCCTGAGAAGGGCCTCAGGTGACGTCAGGACGTACTTCCCTGAGTACCCTGACTACAATGCAACATGGGTCCTCATCTCGACATGGCATCAAGTTACTTTCTTTGGAGGCAACTCCCTCACACCG GTAAATACTTTCCAAGTGGTGCTCATTACAGACGGAGAGCTTTCCTTCACTATATTCCAGTACAATAATATCACTTGGACCACAGGCATGCATGCCAGCAGTGGAGGAAACCTGGCTGGGCTAGGAGGAATCGCAGCACAG GCAGGTTTCAATGCAGGTGACGGCAGTCGCTATTTCAACATCCCCAGCTCTCGCACAGCTGATGTGGTGAACGTTGAGGGAACCACCAATGTGGGCTACCCAGGCAGATGGGTCTTCCGCATAGACGATTCACATGTAGAAGTGGGTGGCTGCAATAACTCCG CATCCGTGTGCCCACACCTGCGACCATGCCTGAATGGAGGCCAGTGCATTGATGACTGTATTACAGGCAACCCCTCCTTCACTTGCTCCTGCTTGGCTGGCTTCACTGGTCGGCGATGCCAGATCG atGTCGATGAATGTGCCTCATATCCTTGTCAGAATGGAGGGACTTGTAAAGACCGGATTAACAgtttcatctgtcagtgtccTCCTGGATACACTGGGATTCTGTGTGAAACAG ACATTGACGAGTGCAAAGACAGACCGTGCCTCAACAACGCGTTGTGTGTACGAGGCGCTGGcagtttcacctgtgtgtgtgaaccaggTTACACTGGTGTCCTGTGTGAGACAG ACATAAATGAATGTGAGTCGCAGCCCTGTCTGAATAGAGGAGAGTGCGTCGATCAGGTGGCCAACTTCACCTGCATTTGTCCTGCTACCTTCACTGGAATGCTCTGTGAGACAG AACTGGTGGAGCCTCAGGTCAATTTAACTGAGGCAGAAAACCAAACAG CCTTGTGTGAAGAGGACGACTGCAAGAAGCAACAGATTTGCGAATACACCAGCTCTGGAATCTACAACTGTACATGCGCTCCAGGCTTCTATGGTGACAAGTGTGAAG aGGAATGTCTTTGCCAGAATGGGGGTGTCTGTGTGGACATCAATGGGACTTGTGAATGCCCTTCAGGCTACACAGGACTCTACTGTCAGTTTG TAACCCAGACGCCCTGCAGTAACAGCAGGCCGTGTCCTGATGGAGGTCCTTGTTTGGAGTATGGGGGAACCTACCTGTGTACATGTCAGACCAGTGGAGCAGAACTAGATCATAAGGACTTCTACCCGTATG tacAGCCCCGATCGGTCTGTGACTCCTCTCCGTGTCTGAATGGGGGCTACTGCTACGAGCGGGATGGAGGCTATTCCTGCGAATGCAAATACGGATACTGGGGGAAGCACTGTGAGAAAG TTAGACTCAATACCTGTGCATCTGGTCCCTGCCGCAATGGAGGTTCCTGTAAGGAAGAGGCAGGGAGCtacagatgtgtgtgtccttacaGGTTCACTGGAAAACACTGTGAAGTGG GGAAGCCAGACCCCTGTGCCTCTAGCCCCTGTCTAAATGGGGGGACATGTTTTCACTACATAGGAAAGTATAAATGTGAGTGCACTGAGGCCTTCAGCGGCAGACACTGTGAAATAAGCAGAAGCTTAGTACAACATCCTGCAG AGCTGAACTGTGGGCCGCCCCCACAAGTGAAGCATGCCGAAGTCCAATTCTCCTCAATAACACCAGGCTCCATCGCTGTATATGTATGCCACTCAGGCTTCACGTCTGTACCCAGAGCCACCCAGAGCATCTGTGGCATTCAGGGAGACTGGAGCCAGCCACCCATTTGTGAGG AGATCAATGAGTGCCTATCACAGCCTTGCCTTAatggtggtacatgtcaaaacCAGGTTGGATCTTACCAGTGTGTCTGTAATGAAGGCTTCAGTGGAAGTCGCTGTCAAACAG aaataaatgaatgccTGTCGGAACCCTGCAAGCATGGGGGGACATGTGAGGACCAGCCTGGCTCCTACGTGTGCCACTGTCCACAAGGTTTCAAAGGCCAGAATTGTGAAATAG AGCAGGACGCATGTGAGTCCAACCCCTGTCTAAATGGAGGTGTGTGTCGAGGATACAGAAggcattatttgtgtgtgtgcaaagatGGTTTTTTTGGGGACCAGTGCCAGATGT TGGAAGACCCATGTGTACTGCAACTTTGTGGAAACCGTGGTGTCTGCAGGactgacaggagaggaaactACAACTGTGTTTGCAAGACAGGATACACAGGCAAAGACTGTGAGAAAG ACCTGTTGCCTCCCTCTGGTCTCCATGTGCTGCGTGTGGAGGAGAACGAAGTGGAACTGCGCTGGGATGAGCCGGAGCCCTCACAGAGCCTGATCAGTGGGTTCGCCGTCACCTATGCTCCCCTGGGCTGGAGTGATTCCAAAACAGATTACCTGGACAGGCACCAGTCCACCCACGTCATGAGAGGCCTGGTCCCCGGCCTACTGTACAACATCTCCACCTTCTCCATCAAACGCAGCAGCAATAACAGAAAAGACTCCAGTCAGCCTGCAACTGCACTAATACGCACCA gGCCTCGGCGggtggagcagctgcaggtgGTCAATGTGTCCTCATCTCAGGTTTGGCTGAGTTGGCTGATTCAGGCAGCTCGTCATGCAGCAGCCAGCAGGGTGCACGTGTCTTTATTGCCCTCAGATGGGAGTGAGGCTCGCACTGCAGTGCTCAACACGAGCACCACTGAGTACACCTTCAG TTCATTACTTCCTGGTCAGACGTACACAGTAGACGTCCTGACTCAAAGTGGAATCAGACCAGATGAGTTTCCCTCCACCAGCCACTCAGCTGGACCACTGCAATTTTGGACAA GGCCTCTACCCCCACAGAACCTCTCCCTGTCACATGTGACCACTAACTCAGCACTGATCACCTGGAGCCGCCACCCAAGAAATGTCCCAGATGGCTTTGTGGTCAATGTGACCCGAGGGTTGAATACCAGGAGTCGCTTCCTGCCCAATGGGAAGTTAGGATCATATACCCTCCGTGAACTGACGCCAGGACAGCACTACTATGTGGCTCTCACATCGGTCAAAAACACAGGGCAGGAACAGATCCACAGCATACCTCAGCACTTAGCCTTCACTACCT TGCCAATGGAGGCCAGATCATCAAGAAGAGAGAGGCCAACAGGGACTGGACAGCGGACTCAAGTTGGCCTCACACCTCCCCCATCTCAGCCTCAGGACCTGGGAGGcacaacagaaacaggaaactcaGAGGAGTTGCCCAG atacacagaacTCATTGACAGGAGGGGAAAGATAACAGCCAAGTTCACTCACTTACCTCGAAAAACCATTCGTCATCGTAATA AACCTGACCCACCAATTAGATTAGAGAAGATggaagaaacaacaaacaaaatcagccTTGCACTAGAGATTCAAGAAGAAGGTTTAAAAACAAAGCCTG AGTTGCCCTTGGACTGCCGCAATCTGCCCTGCCAGAATGGGGGTACATGTATGAACGAAGGTGACTCCTTCATCTGCGAATGTGCAGCAGGGTTCAAAGGCAGACAGTGTGAACTGT TGTGCCAGCGAGTGCCGCACCCGTGTACCCGTCTCTACTCTGAAACGAAGAGTGTGCCTGTCTGGGAGGGCGGAGTCTGCCACTACTT gtACAAAAGAACATATAAAGTACAGCAGGATGTCTGTTATCGAGAGATTTGTGAACCAGTGCTCCCAAAGAAAAGTCAGG aGCACTTGGATACTGAGGAAAGGACTGTCATCACTGTCATGTGA